Genomic window (Pseudovibrio brasiliensis):
TGCGGATAACAAGCTCGCGATGGCCATATCCACCACCGGCAACAGCCTCACACACCTGCACGCGTGCCATCTCTTTGGCATCTGGCGCAACAGCATCTTCCAGATCCAGCAGAAGCACATCCACATCCAGCCCTTTGGCCTTCTCCAATGCCCGTGCATTTGAACCTGGCATGTAAAGCGCACTACGACGCGGTCTGATGGTGTGAGCTTGCTCTGAGCTAGACATGGCACTTCCTGTTGCGTTGCAAAATCAAAGGAGAGTTTAGAACCAGCAATCCGCCTTAACTACTCACCATTCGGGCTAATTGCGAGTTTTGAACCGCCAAACACTAAGCCTTTGGCCGCAATTCGCCTCATGCTGCCCAGCAACATAAGCTTTTGCGGCAACGCAGAGATGCAATCACAACCAGTACTCTCCCGATGAGCCAGCATATGGAAAGAGGCATCCCACAAATTTCACGATCCTATAAGACTTTCACACCTTGATTTTAAGGGATTTTTGGGGTCACTCTATAACGCAAAATCAAACGAAGGAACGGGAAGAGGTATAATGGCCGACCTTTCTTACAGAGCCTTAACACCCGCTGATGCGCCAGACTTGGCCCCTCTCATCGCAGAGAATGCACAAGCTTTGAAGCGCGGAGCTCCACGTCGTCCTGACGAAGTCTTCGCAGAGCGTCTGATCGAAGACAAGTCAATCGAGATCATCGGTGCATTTGAAGAGGACGCGCTGGTCGGATTTGCCGCTTTCTTCGATATTCCAGACCTGATCTCCGGCCTACGCATTGGCCAGCTTGATGATATCTACGTGATGCCAGACCACCGCCACAAAGGCATCGGTCGCAGTCTGGTGGAAGAAATTTCCAGGATCGGGAAAGAGCGTGACTGGCTTCACGTCCGCTGGCTCGTGCCAAACAAGAACAAGGTCGACAATAGCCTCTTTGAAAATCTGGCAGAACCAGACGACAAAGACAGCTTCATTGTCCCGATTGACCGTCTGGCACTCGCATAAACCAAAAGCGGCTCTTACGAGCCGCTTTCTTTTATGATCAGCTGAGGCACCGGCCCCAGATCAAAGAAGGCGATACGGGCTCGCCCGTTCTCAATGGTCACTGGGATCTTGAGCGTCGGAACACCATTCACCGCGCTTCCCTGCCCAATACTCATTGCAGTCTTCTGCAGTGATTCAAGCGTCTTGGAACCCTGCGGGAACAATGGGTGCAACACATCTTCCAACTGATGAATGCCGGTAATCACCAAAGGCAGCGTGCCGTTCAGACGCCCCTGACGGTCAATCACCAGATCACCACCTGTTTTGACGGAAAACTCACCGCTTTTCAGATGCAGATTGGAAACGTTGACCTTTAGCTCTTCATCAACCATCAAATCAGCAATGTTGCGAACTTTGCCATCCAGAAGCTTGGAACCCTCCGGCAGCTGCATCACAAGGCTGATATCGAGTGGCACATCATCAGATACCTGACCCGCTGTCAGACCAGTCACCAGTAGTGATAGATCCAGTGCATCTTCATTGCCTTCCACGCGGCGCATATGCGCTTCAGTCAGCTCCGCATCAAACTCAACAGACTGGTCACCAATGGTGTAAGTCAGCTTTGGCTCTTTAAAGACAGCATCCAGTTTTGAGGGCTTGCTGTCTTTTGCAATCACGCTTGCCTGTGCTGTTTTCCAATGCGCGGAATACGCCGGACCAGCCTGACCGAAGGTCGCTTCTGCCGGGCCAGTAGCTTCAAAGATCACGTGGGTTGGATTGTAGGCCAACGCAACACCACGTAACTCATTGATAAAGTACCACTCTCCGTTCTTGTCCATGCGGAACGGAGTACAGGTCAACTCAAAGCGGAACGGGTAGCCACCCAGCTGCTGGTTGCCACACTCAAGGCTTCCACCGTCTGCTTCAGCAACCTTCACACCATTGCGAATAACGTCAGAAACAATACCGCGTCCAACTGCCCAATAGGCGGACCATCCACCAATAATCAAGGCGACAAGGATCGCCAAAACGAAATACGCCGACTTTCTTGGAGGCCGGGATACTTTTGGTTCAGTCATCTACTCTCCGTTACCCTCACACATCGCTGTGAGTTGCATGCTGATTACGAGCCTGATAGGCGTGTCACTCAAAGAATTCTACGAGAAAATAGTTATGCGAGATTTATGGATATTTGGCTACGGCTCACTAATTTGGCGTCCAGGCTTTACTTATGAGCAAGCTGTCCCCGCAATTTTGCATGGCGTCCATAGATCTCTCTGTGTGTATTCATGGGTTCATCGAGGAACTCAAGACAACCCTGGACTGGTATTTGGGCTGGATAAAGGCGGTGCCTGCATCGGCATGGCATTTCGGGTCGCGCCGAAAAACTGGCACCACACACTGGAATACCTCCGCGAGCGCGAACAGCAGACCATGGTGTATCTGGAAACCCACCGCCGCATCCGCTTGCTGGATGAAGACGGCACCAAAGTCCGCGCCGTGACATTCGTCGCCGACCAGAAACACGAGCAATATGCAGGTGCGTTACCGCTAGAAGACCAATTGCAGATTGTAAAGGGGGCTGTGGGGCAGTCTGGCGCAAATCCGGAGTATGTACTCAACACTCACGCGCATATGAAGGAAATGGGTATTAAAGACCAGAACGTTGAATGGCTGGCACGGCAGCTTTCTTTATAAAGCGCGGATCGGACTATTCGTCTTCCGGCTTGATATAAGAAAAGATCCCCGTACGCAGATCATTATGAGCGCGATCCCTCTCCGCGCTGTCTTCTGCCAAAAGATGTACGTATGCATCCTGCGAAGGTTTCAACGTCGGCATCGGGGTCTTGTCATTCGACATACCCTGGTGGCCAAGCCAAAGAACCGCTTCGCTCTTCTTGTCTGTGATCAGAACCAGATTCTCCGCGTAATCAGCAACCTCCTCCGGAGAGATCCGGGTAAAGAGGTAACGATGGCCAGAGGCTCCAGACCAGTACTTGAACTGACTGCCCGCTCCTAACTCTTCTGACACCCGTGGAGACGTTCCACTCGGCAAGTGATCATCAAACAACGAGTACTGCAACGCACTCTCCTGATTTCTCCTGCTACTTCCCATAGTACTTTATAGAACAAACTGCGAACATATTACAAGTTGAGCCAGAGCATTGTCAAAAAAGAAGCCGCCTTTAAGGCAAAGGCGGCCTTCTTCCTTTGAAACATCTGATTTCCACGCAAAATCTTTATTTTTTCTTATATTCTGCCTGTCGTACACGGGCTTCTTTGATGATGATGTTATCTGGCGTCGCTTTTTCAGCCTCATCCAGCAAACGATCCGAAGCACCTTCGATGCGTTCCTGTAAAGTTTTGAAGAACTCATCAGGCTGCAAACCCGGTTGGATCGGCTCAAGGAACTCACCTTTGATCGTACCCGGGAAGCGGAAGAACCGGCGACGCGGCCAATAAACACCAGAGTTCAGCGCAACTGGAACAACCGGACAGTTCAACGTCTTGTAAAGGTGCACAATACCATACTTGTACTGCGGCTCAGCCCCTGCAGGGCGGCGCGTACCTTCTGGATAGATAACGATGTTCCGGCCTTCAGCAATCGCCTCAGCAGCCTTCTTGGACATCTCTGAGAGCGCTTTGCCTTTCTTACCACGATCAACTGGGATCTGGCGGAACTTCATCAGGTACCAACCAAAGAACGGAACGTAGCGTAGTTCCTTCTTCAGAATATAAGTTGGCTGACGGTAATACTCTGCAAGCGCAAAAGTTTCCCAGGCAGATTGGTGTTTGGAAACAATGATACAGCCGGTGTCAGGGATGTTCTCCAGTCCCTTCACTTCAGACTTTACCCCTGCAACCCAACGCAGCAAGAACTTCTCAGTCCGCGCCCAGAACGGAATAAGCCACCAGCAATACCGAACAGGAAGCACAAACAGGAACATACATGCCAGCATGATGATCAAGGTGCTGATGTAAAACAGCACGTTGAAGAGAATAGAACGCAGGACGATCATAATACCTTCACAACCATATCCGCATGGCCCCCGCCAAAGCGAATTCAGAGTTTACTTTACGAAGTTAAGAGGAGTGTTTTACCGGAAAGACAGTATCCAGCTCAACCCGCAGCCGAACGAGGATATACTTCACATATTCGCGCAGGAGAAGCTTTGTTATTGAAGAACTTTCATACCAATGCTCCAAATCCAGTTCTTTATGGTAGACAGGACTTGGATAAAGCTCAGCTTCTGGCAGGCGAACCTGCAATTCTGCCAATGCTCTAGGCATGTGATAGGCACTGGTCACCACCAGCAGCGAGTTGAACTGATTTTTTCTGACCCAGCTCGCCGTTTCCTCGGCATTTCCGATCGTATTAAGCGCTTTCCGGTCCAGATCAACGCAGCAGTCAAACAACCACATACGCTTGGAGTTGAGCCGAGCAATCTGCTTCGCGCTCGTCGATGGATGCACACCGGAGATCAAAAGCCGCTTCGCACTACCGGTCTCCAAAAGATCCAGACTCTGCGAAATCCGGTCACGACCACCGGTCAAAACAACGATGCCATCCGCGTGTTTCGGCACAACAGTCTGAACAGCAGGCTGCAACACTTCCACAAACCATAGGAAGCCAGCGGCAAATGCAACGGAGCAAATCAGAAACAACAGAAAGAAGAAACGGACTACGCGCCGCACAAACGACTTCCGGCCAGAACACTTTCCAGCGCTGGCTGATACCGGTTCTTGCTCACCGGGTGCTTTAAAATTGGCCGCAGTATCGCGCGTATTCAAAGAATGCTCCATGATGTGGCTACATGCTTATAGCCACAAACCTGAACGAATAATTTCCTGACTACATATCAGAACTGGCGAAAATGGGAAGAAAACGGCGCTTAATCCATATTTGCCAAATGTCTGTGGACAGCGAGACGGGATGTGAGCGCAGTCAGCACCGCCACCAGAGCCACAACGGCAACAACACCAAGATAACCAATCGTGCCCACTTGAGCCGATCCAAACAACGCCTGCACCTGGTTTCCGCTCACTGAGGTCACATCGGAACTTCCAAAGAAACCGATGATCAGGAAGCTGACAGCTGCAATCGTGCCGCCAATGATTCCGCCCTTAAGACCAAGCCACAGGAAGTGTCGCTGGAACTCGGAGGCAATAAAGCTGACCTCTGCCCCAACAAAGTGCAGAACTTCCACCACATCCTTGTTGCCGGACATCGCTGCCTGCGTCGCAAAGATGACGGAGAGCACCATAGAAAACAGCACGAGCACAAGGATACCAAAGCCAACCAAGACCGCAGTGTTTGCCATGGCAGACAGCTGACGGTTCCAGACGCGGTGATCATCAACAGACGCAGCCCGGATATCCTGCTCAATCTGCGCTTTCATCTCGGCTAAATCCAGCAGTTCAGGATCATTGATCTCAACCAGAACCAACCGCGGAACCGGCAGTTCCTCAAGCTCCAACCCAGCACCCAGCCACGGCTGCAGTAGACCCTTGGTTTCCTCATCAGAAAGCGCACGCACTTCTCCAACGCCCGGAAACTCTCGAACCAGCGCCAGTGTGCGATCAATCTCCTGCAACATGTTTACACCATCAGCAGGACGGATCTGCACCGTCACCTCACGCACCAGATCATTGGTCCAGTCGTTGGCTGCATCATTGACGATGGCCACAAAACCAACCGTCAGACACGCCAAAAAGCTCATGATCGCCACAACGAGCATAAGCGCCTGACCAGAAATCGCCTGCGGAGGAACAATAGGAGCTGGCTTTTCTCGGGAACGAAACTTTAGCGGAGAAGGCTTGGCAGCAGCGACCTTTTTGACCGGACGCCCACCCTTGCCCTTGCCTTTCGGCGGCCCTTTGCGAGGCGGTCCGGGTCTTTTCTGACCAGCTGGCGCTCTCTTCGGGCCTGACATCGGCGGCTCTCGTCTTTGCTGAGTATCAGTCATGAACAGCCAACCGCCCGTCGTTGAGAATAAGATGTCGAGCTTCCACTTGCTCCAGCAAATGGAAATCATGGGTCGCGATCACCACAGAGGTGCCAAGACGGTTCAACTCAATGAACAAACGCAGCAGACGACGCGCAAGTGGCGGATCCACGTTACCCGTCGGCTCATCCGCCAGCAGAACTTCTGGTCGCGTAATCAACGCACGTGCAATCGCTGCACGCTGTTTTTCACCTCCAGAAAGCACCGGCGGCAGCACATGCATACGGTCACCCAGCCCCACCCACTTCAGCAGATCAATCACGTCAGGACGATATTCCGCTTCGGACTTCCCAGCCACGCGATGCGGCAGAGCCACGTTTTCGTATGTGGTCAGATGGTCCAGCAAGCGGAAATCCTGAAACACTACCCCAATCCGCCGGCGCATCGAAGGCAGCTCAGACTTGGTGATTTTGGTGGTGTCCTTGCCAAAAACGGAGATCAGCCCACGTGTGGGGCGCATGGAGAGAAACAGCAGACGCAGCAAACTGGTTTTGCCAGCACCTGAAGGACCGGTGAGAAACTGAAAAGATTGCGGCTCAATGGAAAAGGTCAGATCCCGAAGCACTTCAGGGCCCATTCCATACCGAAGTCCCACATTCTCAAAGCGTATCACCGAAAATTCCCCTAGCAGACGTGAGGTTCCGCCTTATCAGAACAATGAGGCCAAACTCGTGCAAATCACTCTAAAAAATAATTTTCTCGGGTTCAATTTTAGAGTGAGATTACCCCTGCAAATTTATGCGAGCCTGTTCCTTTGGATATCCCTTGAATAAATTAACACTTCATTAAGCATATAAATGCCCTGATAGGTTCAAGAGAATTAGTTTAGGCACTCAATCCGGCTCCAAGCCCCTGTATTTAGGCTAGTCAAAGCCTGCCCTTTTGAGTACTTGTGAGTATATTGCATATCTGGTGGCTCTGAGACGTATTCCCAGCCTGCTCTGGGGAGAGAATACGCTAGAAAATGAAGGATTTAAGCGGTTTAGCTAATCCATATTAATGGCAAATCGCTTTGGACCACGCTCAATGAAAATTATCTGCCCTCAATGTAATACTGCCTATGAGATCCCCGCTGACAAGGTTGGAGACACTGGCCGCAAAGTAAAATGCGCCAGCTGCAACCACATCTGGCATGTCTCACGCGAGGAAGAAACAGCAGACGACTGGGCCGAAGCCCTGGGCGCACAGAGCGAAGTACACAACAATTCAACACCCGATGACGACCGCAAAGAACCCTCCTTTTCCGAAGGGTTTGACGAAACCGATTGGGCCGGTATCGGAGAGAAAGCGGAACGTCACGAAGCGTTCTCTGAAGAAGATCTTGCCGGAAAACCCAAAGAAGACTCTTCAGATTCAAATGGTTCTAAGGGTGAAGACACCAGCGAAAAACCTGCAAGTGGCGCTAGCAACTCCTATGAAGCCTCAGAGGATCCGAAAGGTTCTGACGAGAACAAAGCAGAAGACAAGAAGAAATCTGAGGGCAAATCCCAAAAGCCCAACGGAAGATCTAGAAAAAAAACTAAGTCATCCCGCAAATCAGGTGTTATAAGCGCGAAAGGCCTGCTGGGCGCGAGCCTTCTTGCTGCTTCACTCGCACTCTGTTTTGCAGCGGTGCAATACCGTGAATCTGTAGTAAGAACCTTCCCCGATTTGGCTGGTCTTTACCAGTTGGCTGGTATGACCGTAAATCTGCGTGGTCTTGTATTTAAGGATCTGAGAACCTTCCGTGAGGTTGAGAACGGCTCTGTCGTGCTTGTTGTGGAAGGCTCTGTAGAGAATATTACAAGAAGCGAGACGTATATTCCGGCGATCAAGCTGGCTTTACGCTCTCAGGACACGCAAGAGATACACTCCTGGATTGTTGAGCCAAGAGAAGATTGGCTTGCACCAGGTGATAAAACACGGTTCAGAGCTCGGTTGAATAATCCGCCAGAGCGAGCCGCCGACATTCAATTGCGCTTTGTTGAGCGCCAAAAGAAAAGAGCGAGCATTAGATGACCGGTAACCCGGAAATCCGCGTGCTGTTTGATGAAGAAGCTATTGCTGGTCGCGTAAAAGCGATTGCAGAAGCTATCGCACAGGACAACCCTCACAATCTCCTCCTCGTAGCAGTCTTGAAAGGGAGCTTCATTTTTGCAGCTGACCTTGCTCGTGCTTTGCACAGAGTAGGTTCCGTTCCGGAAATGGAATTTTTACACCTTTCAAGTTATGGAAGTGGGACGGTGTCGTCAGGAGAGATCAAAGTCCTCCGCGATATCCAAAGCGATGTAACCGGACGCGACGTCATTTTGATTGATGACATTCTCGAATCTGGTCGCACACTCAAGTTTGCACGCGACATGATCGCCGATCGTGGAGCCAAGTCTGTCCGGATAGCTGCATTCCTGGACAAGCCTGGTCACAGAAAAGCCGATATCCAATCGGATTACACGGGCTTCGATTGCCCGGACAAATTCGTTGTCGGCTATGGCATGGACATGGGGCATGCATGGAGACAGTTGCCATTCATCGGCTACGTGCCGCAGGAAGGTGACGAGTAAACGAGGGGGGCTATAATGGCTCACATACTTCTGACGGAAGACGATGATGCGGTCCGCGCCTTTGTAAAACGTGCATTGGAGCTGGACGGGCACAAAGTGACCGCCGTGGAAGATGGCGCCGAAGCCGCTCTTGTGCTGCTGCAACAGCAGGGCAAGTTTGACCTTCTGCTCTCCGACATCAGAATGCCGGAGATGGACGGGATCGAACTTGCAATGCAAAGCAGCGCTCGCTATCCGGGCCTGCCAATTCTTTTGATGACCGGTTACGCAGACCAGCGTGAACGCTCAGAAGAAGTCGGCAAGTGCGTGAAGGACGTTCTGACCAAACCATTTTCATTGGTAGAAGTCAGAAAAGCCGTCACCACAGCTTTGGCAGATGAGGAAGAAAGCTCTCCGCAATCCGCTTTTGCATAGCACTGAAAAGCCTCATCCGGTTTTCGGATAATGAGCCCAATAAAGTTTCTGAAACGCGATCCCTCCCCCGAGCGATCGCGTTTTGTGTATCTGGCCTCAGATTTGAGCCCAAAATCTGTACAAACCTGCAGTTTCCTGATCTTCTATCAGCATACTTTATCTCTGATTTTGAGCGAGCTTTTCCATGGAACATGCATCAACAGATAGTGCAGAGGCTCCACTACCCGATCATGCCCACCGCAGAAGATATCCAGCAAGGCAAAGACCCGGCACTGGCACTTGTACAACAGCTACTGGCTAAAACCGTCACCGCTTAACTCGTGTCCTTTGGCCGCTTCTCATAAAACTCGAGAGTATGCAGGCTCATATCGGCGTACTCGAAGAGCATCTCGCGGGAGAAGCCACGGCGCACGAGCACGTAGAGCCCTTCAATGATCATCACATAAAAGATCAGCAGCTTCTCAATGTCATCAGGGTCTCTCAGCTCACTTTTCAGATCAATGAACTTCAACCGAAAGTGCTTGACGCCTTCTTGATAATACATCGCGAACTTGGCCAGCAGCTCCTCATCAAACAACGTCATGTTGTCCAGCACACAAAACTTATCAGCATGCCTGCTCTCACGATGGTTTATGCAGATATCGATGAACTCATAAAGCACCGCCTCAACAGCAGCGCGCAGATTGGAATGCAGGGAGATTGTGCTCTTCAGCTCGGCAAACACGCTGTTGAGCCACCACATCAGTATCGCCGCACAGAAGTCATGCTTGGTGGAAAAGTGCTCCTCCACATAAGCTCGATGTGGGCCACACGCCTGATAGAAATCCTCCATGGAGCAAGCTTCCAGCCCCTTGAGCACAAACACCCGGATGCAGTCGTCCATCACGTCTTCAATGATGTGCGCCAGAACTTCAGGTTTGCATGGGTCTGTGCTCATGGAGCGAAGTATAGGAACTAAAGCAGGCACCACAATGAAGGAGCCGCCAAATGGCAAAGAAAACCAGAAGGACCAGCATCGAGGTCAATCCAGTTTTCTAAGCATTCATTAAAGCATCCCGAAGCCGCCAATCAGTAGCGCTTCATCAGCCGTTCCAGATACTCCAGCTCAAGCTGCGGACGGTCAGGATCAGAAAGCCTGCGACGCAGTTCTTCCAGAATACGCCGCGCCCGTTGAACCTCAATCTCATCAGGCACTTTTACCTGGCTACCAAACTCCGGACCTTCCACACGGCGCATACGCCCCAGCGGGTCTTCATTAAGCGGTGAATTGGTTGCCTGCCCTCGTCCACCAGATTGTCCGGCAAGCTGCTCTGCGAGCTGCTGAGCGCCTTTGCGCAGGGATTCCAGAGCCTGACTCTGCTCAGAAACAGCTTCTTCAGCCTGCTGAGCTCCCAACGCTTCCCCGGCATCCTCCATGGAGTTGCCTGCACTATCCAGATCCTTGCTCGGCTTGGCGCCACTATTGGCCATCTTATCTAGCAGTTTCTGCAGGTCGTCAGAAAGGTTACGTTGCTGCTGCTGCAAATCACGGAAGGCTTGCTGCGCCTCCTCATTGGTCATCTCACCACCCTGACCACGCTTGTTCTGCTGCTCATTGCGCTGACCGGGCCGACGCTGCTGGCTGTCCGGATCAAACCGGTGCGTCTCATCCATCAGATTGCGCTGCTTCTGGATCATCTCGCCAAGATCTTCCAGTGCCTGCAACATCTCCTGCTGCTGTTGGCTTGGCGCCTGTTGCTGCTGCTGCGCGTTCTGCATGTTCTCCAGCATCTGCTGCATTTGCGCCAGCAGTTCGCGAGCAGCTTCCAAAGAGCCGGTTTTCGCCAGCTCTTCCATGCGGCGCAGCATGTCATCCAGATCGCGAGGCGTGATCTGCTGGGAGTTCTCATCCATCGGCATCTGACCAAGCTGCTGCGGGTTCTCGCGCATCTGTTGGGCCATGGATTTCAGGTAATCATCCAGTGCCTTGCGCAAATCACTCATCAGCTCAGCAATTTCCTGCTCCGAAGCACCCTGCTCCAGAGCCCGCCGCAAGGCTTCCTGCGCCTCACGCAAAGCCCGCTCAGCTGCAGATAAGCCGCCATCCTCAATGGTCAGCGCCACATTCCAAAGCACGTCCAGCATGTCCGTCAGCTGCTCATCGGTCTTGGCGGCAACCAACTCGGCATAGGCAAAGCGCAGCGGTAGATAAGAACCTGCATCATCGATGAACCGCTCCGGCGCTATCATCAGCATGTCCAGCGCA
Coding sequences:
- a CDS encoding GNAT family N-acetyltransferase gives rise to the protein MADLSYRALTPADAPDLAPLIAENAQALKRGAPRRPDEVFAERLIEDKSIEIIGAFEEDALVGFAAFFDIPDLISGLRIGQLDDIYVMPDHRHKGIGRSLVEEISRIGKERDWLHVRWLVPNKNKVDNSLFENLAEPDDKDSFIVPIDRLALA
- a CDS encoding DUF2125 domain-containing protein; protein product: MTEPKVSRPPRKSAYFVLAILVALIIGGWSAYWAVGRGIVSDVIRNGVKVAEADGGSLECGNQQLGGYPFRFELTCTPFRMDKNGEWYFINELRGVALAYNPTHVIFEATGPAEATFGQAGPAYSAHWKTAQASVIAKDSKPSKLDAVFKEPKLTYTIGDQSVEFDAELTEAHMRRVEGNEDALDLSLLVTGLTAGQVSDDVPLDISLVMQLPEGSKLLDGKVRNIADLMVDEELKVNVSNLHLKSGEFSVKTGGDLVIDRQGRLNGTLPLVITGIHQLEDVLHPLFPQGSKTLESLQKTAMSIGQGSAVNGVPTLKIPVTIENGRARIAFFDLGPVPQLIIKESGS
- a CDS encoding gamma-glutamylcyclotransferase, whose product is MRDLWIFGYGSLIWRPGFTYEQAVPAILHGVHRSLCVYSWVHRGTQDNPGLVFGLDKGGACIGMAFRVAPKNWHHTLEYLREREQQTMVYLETHRRIRLLDEDGTKVRAVTFVADQKHEQYAGALPLEDQLQIVKGAVGQSGANPEYVLNTHAHMKEMGIKDQNVEWLARQLSL
- a CDS encoding lysophospholipid acyltransferase family protein, which encodes MIVLRSILFNVLFYISTLIIMLACMFLFVLPVRYCWWLIPFWARTEKFLLRWVAGVKSEVKGLENIPDTGCIIVSKHQSAWETFALAEYYRQPTYILKKELRYVPFFGWYLMKFRQIPVDRGKKGKALSEMSKKAAEAIAEGRNIVIYPEGTRRPAGAEPQYKYGIVHLYKTLNCPVVPVALNSGVYWPRRRFFRFPGTIKGEFLEPIQPGLQPDEFFKTLQERIEGASDRLLDEAEKATPDNIIIKEARVRQAEYKKK
- a CDS encoding YdcF family protein codes for the protein MNTRDTAANFKAPGEQEPVSASAGKCSGRKSFVRRVVRFFFLLFLICSVAFAAGFLWFVEVLQPAVQTVVPKHADGIVVLTGGRDRISQSLDLLETGSAKRLLISGVHPSTSAKQIARLNSKRMWLFDCCVDLDRKALNTIGNAEETASWVRKNQFNSLLVVTSAYHMPRALAELQVRLPEAELYPSPVYHKELDLEHWYESSSITKLLLREYVKYILVRLRVELDTVFPVKHSS
- a CDS encoding cell division protein FtsX — translated: MTDTQQRREPPMSGPKRAPAGQKRPGPPRKGPPKGKGKGGRPVKKVAAAKPSPLKFRSREKPAPIVPPQAISGQALMLVVAIMSFLACLTVGFVAIVNDAANDWTNDLVREVTVQIRPADGVNMLQEIDRTLALVREFPGVGEVRALSDEETKGLLQPWLGAGLELEELPVPRLVLVEINDPELLDLAEMKAQIEQDIRAASVDDHRVWNRQLSAMANTAVLVGFGILVLVLFSMVLSVIFATQAAMSGNKDVVEVLHFVGAEVSFIASEFQRHFLWLGLKGGIIGGTIAAVSFLIIGFFGSSDVTSVSGNQVQALFGSAQVGTIGYLGVVAVVALVAVLTALTSRLAVHRHLANMD
- the ftsE gene encoding cell division ATP-binding protein FtsE → MIRFENVGLRYGMGPEVLRDLTFSIEPQSFQFLTGPSGAGKTSLLRLLFLSMRPTRGLISVFGKDTTKITKSELPSMRRRIGVVFQDFRLLDHLTTYENVALPHRVAGKSEAEYRPDVIDLLKWVGLGDRMHVLPPVLSGGEKQRAAIARALITRPEVLLADEPTGNVDPPLARRLLRLFIELNRLGTSVVIATHDFHLLEQVEARHLILNDGRLAVHD
- a CDS encoding zinc-ribbon domain-containing protein, translating into MKIICPQCNTAYEIPADKVGDTGRKVKCASCNHIWHVSREEETADDWAEALGAQSEVHNNSTPDDDRKEPSFSEGFDETDWAGIGEKAERHEAFSEEDLAGKPKEDSSDSNGSKGEDTSEKPASGASNSYEASEDPKGSDENKAEDKKKSEGKSQKPNGRSRKKTKSSRKSGVISAKGLLGASLLAASLALCFAAVQYRESVVRTFPDLAGLYQLAGMTVNLRGLVFKDLRTFREVENGSVVLVVEGSVENITRSETYIPAIKLALRSQDTQEIHSWIVEPREDWLAPGDKTRFRARLNNPPERAADIQLRFVERQKKRASIR
- the hpt gene encoding hypoxanthine phosphoribosyltransferase, with the translated sequence MTGNPEIRVLFDEEAIAGRVKAIAEAIAQDNPHNLLLVAVLKGSFIFAADLARALHRVGSVPEMEFLHLSSYGSGTVSSGEIKVLRDIQSDVTGRDVILIDDILESGRTLKFARDMIADRGAKSVRIAAFLDKPGHRKADIQSDYTGFDCPDKFVVGYGMDMGHAWRQLPFIGYVPQEGDE
- a CDS encoding response regulator, with protein sequence MAHILLTEDDDAVRAFVKRALELDGHKVTAVEDGAEAALVLLQQQGKFDLLLSDIRMPEMDGIELAMQSSARYPGLPILLMTGYADQRERSEEVGKCVKDVLTKPFSLVEVRKAVTTALADEEESSPQSAFA
- a CDS encoding TetR/AcrR family transcriptional regulator codes for the protein MSTDPCKPEVLAHIIEDVMDDCIRVFVLKGLEACSMEDFYQACGPHRAYVEEHFSTKHDFCAAILMWWLNSVFAELKSTISLHSNLRAAVEAVLYEFIDICINHRESRHADKFCVLDNMTLFDEELLAKFAMYYQEGVKHFRLKFIDLKSELRDPDDIEKLLIFYVMIIEGLYVLVRRGFSREMLFEYADMSLHTLEFYEKRPKDTS